The proteins below come from a single Methanothrix thermoacetophila PT genomic window:
- a CDS encoding metal ABC transporter permease, with amino-acid sequence MNDLIGEMMQYEFMKTALVAGLMLSILCGVVGVYVVLNRIVFIGDGVAHAAFGGIGLGYLLGIDPFFLALVAAVLAAAGIGAVSRFKVSEDTAIGVFLAMGMALGVLLMSMSTGYSRDLFDYLFGNILAVSWIDVKIMIVLTVIITVLALALYKEFLILSFDPHYGEALGLPVGRLKMLLLCMVAFTVVMLIKIVGIIMVIAMLTIPAAISRQHLCNLKLIIALSVILGMIFATAGLLVSYAFDLPSGATVILIAAAAFFASTAVSQRNASV; translated from the coding sequence ATGAACGACCTGATAGGAGAGATGATGCAGTATGAGTTCATGAAGACCGCTCTGGTCGCAGGGCTGATGCTCTCCATTCTCTGCGGGGTTGTTGGAGTGTATGTGGTTTTGAACAGGATTGTATTCATTGGTGATGGTGTCGCACACGCTGCCTTCGGAGGCATTGGCCTGGGATATCTGCTGGGGATCGATCCCTTCTTCCTCGCTCTGGTAGCAGCTGTTCTAGCCGCAGCGGGCATCGGCGCTGTGAGCAGGTTTAAGGTCTCAGAGGACACCGCGATTGGAGTATTCCTTGCGATGGGGATGGCGCTTGGTGTTCTCCTGATGAGCATGAGCACCGGCTACTCCAGAGATCTATTCGACTACCTCTTCGGAAATATACTCGCAGTATCCTGGATCGATGTGAAGATAATGATCGTATTGACAGTGATAATAACAGTGCTGGCACTCGCGCTTTATAAAGAGTTTCTGATACTCTCATTCGATCCGCATTATGGGGAGGCGCTGGGCCTGCCGGTGGGCAGGCTGAAGATGCTGCTCCTGTGCATGGTGGCATTCACTGTTGTCATGCTGATAAAGATCGTGGGGATAATAATGGTGATAGCCATGCTCACAATACCGGCTGCCATAAGCAGACAGCACCTATGCAATCTGAAACTGATTATTGCTCTCTCGGTTATACTGGGCATGATATTTGCGACCGCCGGCCTTCTGGTATCCTATGCTTTTGATCTCCCATCGGGGGCGACGGTAATACTCATAGCAGCTGCTGCATTCTTTGCAAGCACTGCTGTATCACAGAGAAATGCATCCGTATGA
- a CDS encoding COG1361 family protein, producing the protein MLRFILLALVLIQCVTCQEFMLFADDSYKAAGSPDIQISAVNPFIDAGKPAILRLIVANDGRLNALIPTGFSGSEDPEKEMGEEMKAADALNVVVEVSSDGALRPAIQRRSVPLLQAGSHAVLEFPVAVDFNASSCVLNVNVTYEHQMDAKISKGTPVQLYVPGNASRQIPLEVRRSDRITVLHTDGVLQAGSNRSLGIVIKNQSPWLLRNCTLRLIASSPIQSSQPVWVGELMPGEPVLIWVRSDVEMNASIDQYWLSCVVNHDDGVERLTFPVSVSRGRSPITWIAAAALLSLIIIAAQYLMRTGGIRRRSGLRAARRRRR; encoded by the coding sequence ATGCTCCGTTTCATCCTGCTCGCATTGGTTCTCATACAATGTGTGACATGCCAGGAGTTCATGCTCTTTGCGGATGATTCCTACAAGGCTGCTGGCTCCCCTGATATACAGATCTCAGCTGTGAATCCCTTTATTGATGCCGGAAAGCCCGCCATCCTAAGACTCATTGTGGCAAACGATGGCAGGCTCAATGCGCTCATCCCCACAGGATTCTCCGGCTCTGAGGATCCGGAGAAGGAGATGGGGGAGGAGATGAAGGCCGCGGATGCCCTGAATGTGGTTGTGGAGGTATCTTCTGATGGAGCTCTGAGACCAGCCATTCAGAGGAGGAGCGTGCCTCTGCTCCAGGCCGGAAGCCATGCTGTTCTTGAGTTTCCTGTTGCGGTGGATTTCAATGCATCGAGCTGTGTGCTGAATGTGAATGTCACATATGAGCATCAGATGGATGCTAAGATTTCAAAGGGAACGCCGGTGCAGCTGTACGTTCCGGGAAATGCGAGCAGGCAGATACCTCTGGAGGTTCGCAGGAGCGATCGCATCACAGTGCTTCATACTGATGGTGTGTTACAGGCAGGCTCAAACAGAAGTCTCGGGATCGTCATCAAAAATCAATCTCCATGGCTGCTGAGGAACTGCACCCTGAGGCTGATCGCATCCAGTCCCATTCAGTCCTCGCAGCCTGTATGGGTTGGAGAGCTGATGCCAGGCGAGCCAGTGCTGATATGGGTACGGTCAGATGTGGAGATGAATGCCAGCATCGATCAGTACTGGCTCTCGTGCGTGGTTAACCATGATGATGGTGTGGAGCGTCTGACGTTCCCTGTGAGCGTCTCTAGAGGCCGCTCTCCAATTACATGGATCGCAGCTGCTGCACTCCTATCGCTGATTATCATCGCAGCGCAGTATCTGATGCGCACCGGTGGCATACGAAGAAGATCTGGCCTCAGGGCCGCAAGGAGACGTCGCAGGTGA